DNA sequence from the Streptomyces sp. NBC_01497 genome:
CGTCGCTTCGAGGTGGCGGCGACGCTGCCGGCGCAGGTTGAGTTCTTCACCGGCGACCTCACCGTGCCCGAGTCGCTCGACCCGGCCTTGAAGGGCGCCGGGGCGGTCTTCCTCGTCTGGACCGTCCCGCCGCGGACCGCCGCGGCGGTCGTCGAGCGGCTGGCAGCTCACGTGCGGCGGGTCGTCTTCCTCTCCTCCCCGCACCAAACGCCGCACCCCTTCTTCCAGCAGCCCAATCCCATGGCGGTGCTGCACGCCGGCATCGAGCGGCTCATCGCATCCACCGCACTTGAGTCGACGATCATCCGGCCGGGAATGCTCGCGTCGAACTCGCTGGCCTGGTGGGCGTCCGCGATCCGGTCCGGCGAGGTTGTCCGGTGGCCTTACGGGGCTGTCGAGACGGCACCGGTCGACGACCGCGACGTCGCGGCTGTCGCGGCGCGGACGCTCTGTCAGGACGCGTACGCCGGAGGCGACTACGTCCTTACGGGACCCGAGTCGCTGACCCAGGCCACGCAGGTGGGCGTCATCGGTGACGTCCTGGGGCACCGGATCGCATTCGAGGACATGACGCCGGACGAGTTCCGGAGCCTGTCGCAGGGCACGGCGCCCTCGGTTGTCGACATGCTGCTCGCTGCGTGGAGCGCGGCGGTCGGACAGCCCGCGTACGTCACCACTGCCGTGGCCGACATCCTCGGGACGGCGCCGCGAACGTATCGCCAGTGGGTGGCCGACCACGCCACCGCGTTCACGCAGGGCTCGTAGTCTCGTGATACCGCCGAACGGCGAGGGCGCCAACCTGGCCATGCTCGACGGATCCGAACTCGGTGAGTCGTTCGCCGCGCACCCGGACGACATCGAGGGCGCGTTCGCCGTTTACGAGCAGCCGATTGTTCGGCCGCAGCACCGCTGTCGCCGAGGAGGAGGCCGCGACCTCGGACGACACCGCGATCGCAGGTGGGCGTCGAGAACTGGCGTCGGGCGCAGGTGCAGGCGCTGCGCTACCCCTGACCCGGCCGGAGGCGCTGCATCACCGCGAGTTCGAGTGCGCGGTGCGGGACCTGCTGGAGCGTGACGGCTGCCGGGACGCGGCACGAGTCGGTGGGGTGAACGATAGGGGAGCGGACGTCATCGCCACGGAACCGCTGGGCCGGTGCTGGGTCATCCAGTGCAAGCACCGCCAAGGGGGCCTGTCGGGCAAGCCGGTCGGTACACCGGATCTACAGGTCCTCAACGGCACGGCCCGGCAGTTGCACGGCGTCGGCATCGCCGTCCTGCTCATGAACGGCCGCTACACCAAGGGGTGCCTGCCGCCTGGCCAAGAGCCAGCGCCTGCACCTGGTCGACCGCCGCACGCTGGGGGAGCGGGCGGTCGGCTCCCCACCGCCGTGGGATCTGCTGCGACAGCTCCCGCCGCCGCGCGAGGCGTCGTAGCTGACGTAGCACCACCTGACGGTCCTGAGCGGGCCTTCGGCACGGGCAGCCCTCTGCGGTATCGGTCTGGCCTCGCAGGATGGCGCCGGCCACTGAGGCAGAGCGGATCGCGACCGAACGACGGCGGTGCGGCGCGGCCTGATGGATCTGGACCCCGACGCGCCTGCGGCCCATTGCTGCACCCGCCCGGCACAGCACCGGGCTGCCTGTTCATCCGTGTGGGGGCGGCCCGGCGCCCACGGAAGTGGACCCGCCGGCCGCCAGGTCGACCCGGCTGACCGCCTGAGGCGTAACTCGAACGGCTCGTCTCTGGGTTGCCCCGGGTGGCAGAAGACAAGCTGCCCGGGACGGCGCTGAGGGGCAGTCACGTCACTCTCGCCAGAACATGTGGTGCGTCACCCCGCTGGGACTGGGAACGACATCCAGGTGGAATCGGTCGACCAGTTCATCGGGGGACTCCCAGAGTCGCACGCCGGACCCGAACTTCACCGGCGAGACCGCCACGTGCAGGGTGTCGACGAGGTCGGCGTCGAGAAACTCCCGGATGGTGGTGGCCCCGCCACCGAGCCGGACATCCCGGCCCTGGGCCGCCTCCTTGGCCTCTCTGAGGACCGTCGCAGGGTCGCCATCGACGAAGTGGAACGTGGTGTCGGAGAGTGTGAGCGAAGGACGCTTGTGGTGGGTCAGGACGAACACCGGGGTGTGGAAGGGAGGTTCGTCACCCCACCAGCCCTGCCACTCATGGTCCTTCCAGGGCCCGCGCTGGGGACCGAACTTGTTGCGGCCCATGATCTCGGCGCCGATGTTGCGCGGGTAGTCCCGCGTGAGGTAGTCGTCCAGGCCCCGGCTCCCCCCGGGGTCGGTGCGCATGGGCCAGCTCGCCGTGGCACCGGCCCAGGCGAACAACCTCTCGGGCTCGACATGACCGAACGGCCTATCGAGGGTCTGGTCCTCACCGGCACCGATCCCGTCACTCGAGACGTTGAAGTTCTGGACCCTCAATAGCTGGGCCATGCGTTCCTCCTGTGATGGGGCGATACCAGTGGTGAGACTCTCCGGGCCAGGTAATCTCATCGCCGCCTCCGTGACTGCTCAGAACTCGGTCAACCAGCGTACTGACCTCTGAGGTTCACGCAGTTGGGCCGATACCCGTGGTGAAGCGCCGTGGTGAGGCGCGTCACCTGCGGAGCCTTGGTCGATTCGCTGGTTCGTCGAGGAAGCCTGAAGGAGCTGTCGCAGACGGCTGCGGGCGCATGCGGTCACGTCATTTCTTGGGCTCTGGCGCAACGTCTGTGGTAGCGGCAGGCCGAGTACGGAGTTCAGATCGGAGATAGTCCAGTACGGGTGGTAAAGG
Encoded proteins:
- a CDS encoding dihydrofolate reductase family protein, translated to MAQLLRVQNFNVSSDGIGAGEDQTLDRPFGHVEPERLFAWAGATASWPMRTDPGGSRGLDDYLTRDYPRNIGAEIMGRNKFGPQRGPWKDHEWQGWWGDEPPFHTPVFVLTHHKRPSLTLSDTTFHFVDGDPATVLREAKEAAQGRDVRLGGGATTIREFLDADLVDTLHVAVSPVKFGSGVRLWESPDELVDRFHLDVVPSPSGVTHHMFWRE
- a CDS encoding restriction endonuclease, giving the protein MRDLLERDGCRDAARVGGVNDRGADVIATEPLGRCWVIQCKHRQGGLSGKPVGTPDLQVLNGTARQLHGVGIAVLLMNGRYTKGCLPPGQEPAPAPGRPPHAGGAGGRLPTAVGSAATAPAAARGVVADVAPPDGPERAFGTGSPLRYRSGLAGWRRPLRQSGSRPNDGGAARPDGSGPRRACGPLLHPPGTAPGCLFIRVGAARRPRKWTRRPPGRPG
- a CDS encoding NAD(P)H-binding protein, with the translated sequence MNQTDTPPVLVIGGTGRVGRAVIEQLLEADVPVRALSRRFEVAATLPAQVEFFTGDLTVPESLDPALKGAGAVFLVWTVPPRTAAAVVERLAAHVRRVVFLSSPHQTPHPFFQQPNPMAVLHAGIERLIASTALESTIIRPGMLASNSLAWWASAIRSGEVVRWPYGAVETAPVDDRDVAAVAARTLCQDAYAGGDYVLTGPESLTQATQVGVIGDVLGHRIAFEDMTPDEFRSLSQGTAPSVVDMLLAAWSAAVGQPAYVTTAVADILGTAPRTYRQWVADHATAFTQGS